A DNA window from Plasmodium sp. gorilla clade G2 genome assembly, contig: PADLG01_00_6, whole genome shotgun sequence contains the following coding sequences:
- a CDS encoding acyl-CoA synthetase, whose amino-acid sequence MHIKPNISQFTSQYEGYSEIYEKAANANESCVYCMKDYKRKNSKYVYKHIVRMFFEKHNLNNNKIALIEHECGEPQNYMTYEIFLKKILSFSNCLNKNEEFNIPEKAYNEEMNDGKFKLLGLYGSNSINWLISDLGAMLSGVTTLVMHSKFSTDVIVDILNETQLEWLCLDLDLVEGLLRRINELPTLENLIILDTVAKQSMINSNNEKGKKKSNLKNKENLNNINNKKGSELSKTVEDVNLGPIQYDKEKLAKINTLKGKFNNCGKKLILVDDMTKKETTNFNIINEDPEFVTSIVYTSGTSGKPKGVMLSNKNLYNQIYSLYNHSVRETYSFQYHLSYLPISHVLERTFAYSIILFGGTLNIWSKDLSYFSKDIYNSKDFIMGGVPKVFSRMYTNIITEINNLSPFKRSIINTIVSLRKHNKNGWFVNFLDNIFHVSRKIKEKVNPNLQIILNCGGKLSADVAQELCALLNINYCQGYGLTESGGGIFGNHEKDTNFECIGGPIAANTKYKVRSWETYKATDTLPKGELLVKSDSIFKGYFLEKEHTKKAFTKDGYFITGDVVQINKNGSLLFLDRSKGLVKLSQGEYIETDMLNNLYSEIIFVNFCVVYGDDSMDGPLAIISVDKSLFFKCLKDDNMLEKTEVNEKNYSDKLTDDNINNNIFVDYVKEKMMEVYKETNLNRYNIINNIYLTTKIWDTNNYLTPTYKVKRFHVFKDYAFFINEVKNLYKNKLKGSTGISANTDRNKEEKKKE is encoded by the coding sequence atgcaTATAAAACCAAATATTAGTCAATTTACGAGTCAATATGAAGGATACTctgaaatatatgaaaaggcAGCTAATGCAAATGAATCGTGTGTATATTGCATGAAGGattataaaaggaaaaattcaaaatatgtatataaacatatagtGAGAATGTTTTTTGAAAAACATaacttaaataataataagatagCCTTAATAGAACATGAATGTGGTGAACCTCAGAATTATATGACGtatgaaatttttttaaaaaaaatattatcttttagTAATTGTTTGAATAAAAATGAGGAATTTAATATTCCAGAAAAAGCATATAACGAAGAAATGAATGATGGAAAATTTAAGTTATTAGGTTTATATGGTAGTAATTCTATAAATTGGTTAATTAGTGATTTGGGAGCTATGCTTAGTGGTGTTACTACATTAGTGATGCATTCAAAATTTAGTACAGATGTAATTgtggatatattaaatgaaacaCAATTAGAATGGCTATGTTTGGATTTAGATTTAGTTGAAGGTTTATTGAGACGTATAAATGAATTGCCCACACTTGAAAATCTTATAATTTTAGATACTGTAGCTAAACAAAGTATGATAAATTCTAATAATGAaaaggggaaaaaaaaatccaatttaaaaaataaagagaatttaaataatataaataataaaaaaggaagtGAATTATCCAAAACGGTGGAAGATGTAAATTTAGGTCCTATACAATATGATAAGGAAAAATTAGCAAAAATTAATACTTTAAAAggaaaatttaataattgtgGAAAGAAACTAATATTAGTTGATGATATGACAAAGAAAGAAACtacaaattttaatattataaatgaggATCCTGAGTTTGTTACTTCTATTGTGTATACATCAGGAACATCTGGAAAGCCTAAGGGTGTAATGTTGAgcaataaaaatttatataatcaaatatattCCTTATATAATCACAGTGTAAGAGAAACATATAGTTTTCAATATCATTTATCTTATTTACCTATATCACATGTACTTGAAAGAACATTTGCGTATAGCATCATATTATTTGGTGgaacattaaatatatggaGTAAGGATTTAAGTTATTTTTccaaagatatatataattcaaaagATTTTATAATGGGAGGAGTACCTAAGGTTTTTAGTAGAATGTatactaatattattacagaaattaataatttatctcCTTTTAAAAGATCCATTATAAATACTATTGTGTCATTACgtaaacataataaaaatggatGGTTTGTTAATTTtcttgataatatttttcatgtatcaagaaaaataaaagagaaaGTTAACCCCAACttacaaattatattaaattgtgGTGGGAAATTATCGGCAGATGTTGCCCAGGAATTATGTGCTTTATTAAATATCAATTATTGTCAAGGTTATGGATTAACCGAAAGCGGAGGTGGTATTTTTGGAAATCACGAAAAAGACACAAATTTTGAATGTATAGGAGGACCTATTGCTgctaatacaaaatataaagtaAGGTCATGGGAAACATATAAAGCAACAGATACATTGCCAAAAGGAGAATTATTAGTTAAGAGTGATTCTATATTTAAAGGATATTTTTTAGAAAAGGAACATACAAAAAAGGCTTTTACTAAAGATGGCTATTTTATAACAGGAGATGTGGttcaaattaataaaaatggatctttattatttttagataGATCTAAAGGATTAGTTAAATTATCTCAAGGTGAATACATCGAAACGGATATGTTAAATAATCTTTATTCAGAAATAATCTTTGTAAATTTTTGTGTTGTATATGGTGATGATTCTATGGATGGTCCTTTAGCGATTATATCTGTAGATAAAAGtttatttttcaaatgtttaaaagatgataatatgtTAGAAAAAACTGAagttaatgaaaaaaattattcagaTAAATTAACAGacgataatataaataataatatttttgttgaTTATGTTAAGGAAAAAATGATGGAAGTTTATAAGGAAACAAATTtaaatagatataatattattaataacatatatttaactACAAAAATATGGGACACGAATAATTACCTTACTCCAACTTATAAAGTGAAAAGGTTTCATGTGTTTAAAGACTATGCTTTTTTCATTAATGAAgtgaaaaatttatataaaaataaattaaaaggaaGTACAGGTATTAGTGCCAATACTGAtagaaataaagaagaaaaaaaaaaagaatga
- a CDS encoding cytoadherence linked asexual protein 3.1, putative, whose translation MVSFHKIFFFFLIFILYLNEKVICSINDKENDNETVTSSHNVQYNDNIEQLKSMIGNDELHKNLTILEKLILESLEKDKLKYPLLKQETEQLLDISKFKKKNLSDTNDESYVIPTLQSTFADMVKYEHLMKKQLIEIYNSDISDIIKKKIFIVRTLKTIKLMLIPLDSYKQNNDLKTALDELNNVFTVNGDPQRKTSPVGDHEKFFTNLLTRFKNIISGVHDIEQSHGIKPKRELLILDDNKIDVMDTNDFFFTTNSNINFMEALDDITNQYGLGLVNHLGPHLIALGHFTVLKLALKNYNNYFQAKSIKFFSWQKILEFSMSDRFKVLDMMCDNESVYYSEKKRRKTYLKVDRSHTSMECNILEYLIHYFNKYQLEIIKTTQDTDFDLHGMMEHKYIKDYFFSFMCNDPKECIIYHTNQFKKEANEENTFPQEPNREISAYNLYLNYYYFMKRYSSYGTKKTLYVHLLNLTGLLNYDTRAYVTSLYLPGYYNAVEMSFTEEKEFSTLFENLLKCIEKCHLHQPNTLSKDSNFLNDVSKCDVCKGAFLYSNMKFDEVPSMLQKFYVYLTKGLKIQKVSSLMRTLDIYQEYSNFLSHDINWYTFLFLFRLTSFKDIPYKNVAEAMYLNIKDEDSFNRTVVTNYWFPSPIKKYYTLYVRKRIPNNLVDELEKLMKVGTLEKMKKALTFLVHVNSFLQLDFFHQLNEPPLGLPRSYPLSLILEHKFKDWMISSPAGFYFSNYHNPYIRKDLHDKVLSQKFEPPKMNQWNKVLKSLIECAYDMYFDQRHVKNLYKYHNIYNINNKLMLMRDSMDLYKTHFDDVLFFADIFNMRKYMTATPTYKKVKDRVYHTLHSIMGNSVNFYNYGIIYGFKVNKEILKEVVDELYSIYNFNTDIFSDTSFLQTVYLLFRRIEETYRTQRRDDKMSVNNVFFMNVANNYSKLNKEEREIEIHNSMASRYYAKTMFAAFQMLFSTMLSNNADHLDKAYGLSENIQVATSTSAFLTFAYVYNGSIMDSMTNSLLPPYAKKPITQLKYGKTFVFSNYFMLASKMYEMLNYKNLSLLCEYQAVASANFYSSKKVGQFIGRKFLPITTFFLYVRLKASIDWVHGIDCTDKEHSTKHSSGNNSECTEVKPSPGSFFFNNYMAPEGARYLFFYFFTNLYLDAGKNFPGGFGPAIKEQTQHVKEHTYERKPSVHSFNRNFFMELTNGFMYAFCFFAVYPLYAYYENIHFYITSNFRFLDRYYTVFNKYLINFVRTKLKEYTSDILIKYEREAYLSMKKYGYLGEVIASRLSSKDKIMNYLHETNEETMSNLRRYDMENAFKNKMATYVDDFAFFDDCGKNEQFLNERCDYCPVVEEVEETQLQPQLLPHTDETTMVSKPTSTYIDVEKIEETGSADSDDDEKEFDEPDDELMVARFH comes from the exons ATGGTTTcatttcataaaatattttttttcttcctaatattcattttatatttaaatgaaaaggTAATATGTTCcataaatgataaagaaaatgacaATGAAACTGTAACTAGTAGTCACAATGtacaatataatgataatatcgAGCAGTTAAAATCGATGATTGGAAATGATGAACTACATAAGAATTTAACaatattagaaaaattaattttagaatcattagaaaaagataaattaaaatatcctCTCCTTAAACAAGAAACTGAACAATTGTTAGATATATcgaaatttaaaaaaaaaaatttaagcGATACGAACGATGAATCTTACGTTATACCAACACTCCAATCGACTTTTGCCGATATGGTAAAATATGAACATCTTATGAAAAAACAATTAATAGAAATTTATAATTCTGACATTTcagatataattaaaaaaaaaatatttattgtaaGAACCTTGAAGACAATAAAATTAATGCTTATACCATTAGATTCGTacaaacaaaataatgatttaaaaaCTGCGCTCgatgaattaaataatgtatTTACAGTCAATGGAGATCCACAGAGAAAAACTAGTCCTGTAGGAGACCATGAAAAATTTTTTACTAATTTGTTAACacgttttaaaaatattatatctgGAGTGCATGATATTGAACAGTCACATGGAATAAAACCTAAAAGAGAATTACTTATATTGGATGATAACAAAATAGATGTAATGGATacaaatgattttttttttacgacCAACTccaatataaattttatggaAGCTTTAGATGATATAACAAATCAATATGGATTAGGTTTGGTTAATCATTTGGGTCCTCACCTAATag ccTTGGGACATTTTACTGTATTAAAATTAGcacttaaaaattataacaattaTTTCCAAGCAAAaagtataaaattttttagttGGCAAAAAATATTAGAGTTCTCCATGTCTGATCGATTTAAGGTTCTTGATATGATGTGTGATAATGAATCAGTTTACTATTCCGaaaaaaagagaagaaaAACGTACTTGAAAGTTGATCGATCACACACATCTATggaatgtaatatattagaatatctaatacattattttaataaatatcagttagaaataataaaaactacTCAAGATACTGATTTTGATTTACATGGGATGATggaacataaatatataaaagattatttcttttcatttatgTGTAATGATCCTAAagaatgtattatttatcatacgaaccaatttaaaaaagaagcaAACGAAGAAAATACTTTTCCTCAAGAACCTAATCGTGAAATCAGtgcatataatttatatttaaattattattatttcatgaAACGTTACAGTTCCTATGGAACAAAAAAAACCTTATATGTCCATTTATTAAACTTAACAGGACTTttaa attatGATACAAGAGCGTACGTCACATCACTTTATTTACCAGGATATTACAAcg ctgTCGAAATGTCATTTACTGAAGAGAAAGAGTTTTCTACCCTTTTTGAAAACttattaaaat gTATTGAGAAATGTCATTTACATCAACCAAACACTTTATCAAAAGATAGTAATTTCCTCAACGATGTATCAAAATGCGATGTATGTAAAGGAGCATTTTTATACTCAAaca tgAAATTTGATGAAGTTCCTTCCATGTTGCAAAAATTTTACGTATATTTAACTAAAGGGCTCAAAATACAAAAAGTATCATCACTAATGAGAACGTTAGATATTTATCAAGAGTATAGTAATTTCTTATCCCATGATATTAATTGGTAcacattcttatttttatttcgtCTTACAAGTTTCAaag aCATTCCCTACAAAAATGTTGCTGAAGCaatgtatttaaatataaaggatGAAGATTCGTTCAACAGAACGGTCGTGACCAACTATTGGTTCCCCTCccctataaaaaaatattatactttATATGTTAGGAAACGTATTCCAAACAATTTAGTAGATg aACTGGAAAAATTAATGAAAGTTGGAACgttagaaaaaatgaaaaaagcaCTCACGTTTTTGGTCCATGTCAACTCGTTTCTGCAACTAGATTTTTTCCATCAATTGAATGAACCACCTCTAGGTTTACCAAGATCGTATCCTTTATCGTTAATTCTCGAACATAAATTTAAAGATTGGATGATTAGTTCGCCCGCAGGGTTTTATTTTTCCAATTATCACAATccatatataagaaaagatTTACACGATAAAGTGTTATCACAAAAATTTGAACCTCCAAAAATGAACCAGTGGAACAAAGTTTTGAAATCGTTGATCGAATGTGCCTACGATATGTATTTTGATCAACGACatgtaaaaaatttatataaatatcataatatttataatattaataataaattaatgttAATGCGGGACTCCATGGATTTGTACAAAACACATTTTGACGACGTGTTATTTTTTGCAGATATTTTCAATATGAGAAAATATATGACTGCTACCccaacatataaaaaagtaaaagaTCGAGTCTACCATACATTGCATAGTATTATGGGAAACTCGGTCAATTTTTACAATTATGGTATTATTTATGGATTTAAagtaaataaagaaatattgaAAGAAGTAGTGGACGAATTATAttccatatataattttaacacAGATATATTTTCAGATACGTCTTTTTTACAAAcagtttatttattatttagaaGAATAGAAGAAACGTACAGGACACAAAGAAGAGATGACAAGatg agCGTGAATAATGTTTTTTTCATGAATGTTGCAAATAATTATTCGAAATTAAACAAAGAAGAACGGGAAATAGAAATCCATAATTCTATGGCATCACGATATTATGCAAAAACGATGTTTGCAGCATTTCAAATGTTGTTTTCAACAATGTTAAGCAATAATGCAGATCATCTGGACAAAGCGTATGGATTAAGTGAAAATATACAAGTAGCAACAAGTACGTCCGCATTTCTTACATTTGCATATGTGTATAACGGAAGTATCATGGACAGTATGACGAACAGTTTGTTGCCACCATATGCGAAAAAACCTATCACACAATTAAAATATGGGAAAACGTTCGTTTTCTCCAACTATTTCATGCTTGCATCCAAAATGTACGAGatgttaaattataaaaatttaagttTGTTATGTGAATATCAAGCAGTGGCAAGCGCAAATTTCTACTCGTCAAAAAAAGTGGGTCAGTTTATTGGCAGAAAATTTTTACCAATTACtactttttttctatatgtcAGACTTAAAGCATCAATTGATTGGGTCCATGGTATTGACTGTACCGATAAAGAACATAGTACAAAACATAGTTCTGGTAATAATTCTGAGTGTACTGAAGTAAAACCTTCTCCTggaagttttttttttaataactaTATGGCTCCTGAAGGAGCAcgatatttgtttttttactttttcacAAATTTATACCTCGATGCAGGCAAAAATTTTCCTGGAGGGTTTGGTCCTGCAATAAAAGAACAAACTCAACATGTGAAAGAACACACGTACGAACGCAAACCTTCCGTTCATAGTTTTAATAGAAATTTTTTCATGGAATTGACAAATGGGTTCATGTACgccttttgtttttttgcTGTTTATCCTTTGTATgcatattatgaaaatattcatttCTATATAACTAGCAATTTCCGTTTCTTGGATCGATATTATACTGTattcaataaatatttaataaattttgtgAGAACCAAACTTAAAGAATATACAAGTGATATTCTGATAAAATATGAACGCGAAGCGTACTTGagtatgaaaaaatatgggTATTTAGGTGAAGTTATTGCTTCAAGACTATCGTCTAAAGATAAAATTATGAATTATTTGCACGAAACCAACGAGGAGACCATGAGTAATTTAAGAAGATATGATATGGAAAATGCTTTCAAGAACAAAATGGCTACTTATGTAGATGATTTTGCTTTTTTTGACGATTGTGGCAAAAACGAACAATTTTTAAACGAAAGATGCGATTACTGTCCTGTGGTAGAAGAGGTGGAAGAAACGCAACTACAACCACAATTACTCCCACATACTGATGAGACCACGATGGTGTCGAAACCAACGAGTACCTATATTGATGTTgaaaaaatagaagaaaCAGGTTCGGCAGATAGTGACGATGATGAAAAAGAATTTGACGAACCCGACGACGAATTAATGGTCGCCAGATTTCactaa
- a CDS encoding rifin PIR protein, putative — protein sequence MRWRKIKYHIIILFSYNYLTAEVLHINENEAQNFKMLLCLFLLNKLLLLLLLLPLLLLLLSCRQFQRNGYMSPHIIIIEKISRALCEYDIYTPNYDNDPEMKEVIEKYNERLEIRWKKYYELKKERERKYKEKYDKDIKEIILKDKIQKQLTKQLSALEKFTDMDDLDKGINEKEVASKVKKGKKSKKTLGHNLSEWNILPNIDMHEWIRFSSKEAKSDCNIKNMKHALTKVGYVGTNKFTSIVNRNGKVSVDMAQLFSSITSSSNAFIQRYMGDDFTSNGNKFKSSSVSSIFIYALWEFFEHIVAPVSAALFFKSGDTEGGNSQVTQCSGGSSHTAHGQRAHVHGADGPYYMTVLYDSFVTIYTIASILLIIYYILKYYRNLKVEKRMKYIKLLKE from the exons atg aGATGgcgaaaaataaaatatcatataataattttattttcttataattatttgacTGCTGAagtattacatataaatgaaaatgaagcTCAAAACTTTAAAAtgttattatgtttatttttattgaataaattattgttattattgttattgttaccattattattattattattatcatgc aGGCAATTTCAAAGAAACGGTTACATGTCACCccatataataatcattgaaaaaatatctaGAGCATTATGCGAATATGACATATATACACctaattatgataatgatCCTGAGATGAAAGAAgtaatagaaaaatataatgaacgATTAGAAATACgatggaaaaaatattatgaattaaagaaagaaagagaaagaaaatataaagaaaaatacgataaagatataaaagaaatcaTATTAAAAGACAAAATACAAAAACAACTAACAAAACAATTATCAGCATTAGAAAAATTTACTGATATGGACGATTTAGATAAAggtataaatgaaaaagaggTAGCATCTAAAGTAAAAAAAGGTAAAAAATCCAAGAAAACATTAGGTCATAACTTATCCGAATGGAACATTTTACCTAATATTGATATGCATGAATGGATACGTTTTTCATCTAAGGAAGCAAAAAGTGattgtaatataaaaaatatgaaacatGCTCTTACTAAAGTTGGTTATGTAGGTACTAATAAATTTACGTCTATTGTTAATAGGAATGGGAAAGTTTCCGTTGATATGGCTCAATTATTTAGTTCTATTACGAGTTCTTCTAATGCGTTCATTCAAAGATATATGGGGGATGATTTTACATCCAATggtaataaatttaaaagtaGTAGTGTTTCatcaatttttatttacgCTTTATGGGAATTTTTTGAGCATATCGTAGCCCCTGTCTCCGCTGCTCTTTTTTTCAAAAGTGGTGATACTGAAGGAGGAAATTCACAAGTGACTCAATGTTCAGGTGGATCTTCACATACAGCTCACGGTCAAAGAGCTCATGTACATGGAGCTGATGGTCCATATTATATGACAGTCCTTTATGATTCCTTCGTTACTATATATACTATAGCatctattttattaataatttattacattttaaaatattatagaaatTTAAAGGTGGAGAAaagaatgaaatatataaaactattaaaggaataa